In Harmonia axyridis chromosome 6, icHarAxyr1.1, whole genome shotgun sequence, a single window of DNA contains:
- the LOC123682038 gene encoding uncharacterized protein LOC123682038 — MYNIGNMDETKKKLLQRRNIVENLGGNPSFVRGKERRFSTDYRSLKSEEIENIININLSGNRKDRVGSGNPQTPSQPCQTTINLYINDPHIMQKNWEKYRKTPPRRRMRNEIVLGKNIPDHTLMKNLLGDLGVKKYSSAPEMTNKRLNSRRSYLPSERYSSERSLTDSSDVFPDVGTWRNDGTAGGTKEGATFLYVNEGRSGGDYARSNIEKINEEDEKEVEEEIKNCPVHHCNRTVERVVKDNDVKEEEPLHQVQRDPLKRFKRKPFRLNPSSKNPGILYRDTLGSKPNKNEKLEQPRRALPSFHLRTQMVRDVMKTSPELLHSYESGLMRNQKKLFDSLRHKNFQNVLSENKPPEYDEALARRTSKKFDQINIEQSKLILSGKNKLPVCSVESHGTYEEYRKNLVQRPDGTLVCKNLDHANEDVWSRAGTRSIITSEFVKDKVKKFDNLLDKKKVETLHDRQRGGKSDRYIKDEYERPHNTFHGTLSHNLLNGESVTFPRETKNAMTRLASRHSKMMDSVYNSEENDRKIFATLREIRNLPVHRKDIDDSSSVCLDSMNSTGINDRYWPGVAERVRSAAAENMP; from the exons ATGTACAATATTGG gaATATGGAcgagaccaaaaaaaaattgttgcaacgtcgaaatattgttgaaaatttggGTGGAAACCCCTCTTTTGTTCGTGGAAAAGAACGTAGATTTTCCACTGATTATAGGAGTTTGAAGTCTGAGGAAATTGAGAATATCATCAATATTAA CTTATCTGGCAATCGCAAGGACAGAGTTGGAAGCGGCAACCCCCAAACACCGTCACAACCATGCCAAACCACCATCAACCTTTACATCAACGATCCTCACATCATGCAGAAAAACTGGGAGAAGTACCGAAAAACTCCACCAAGAAGGAGGATGAGAAACGAGATAGTCCTTGGCAAGAACATACCGGACCATACGCTCATGAAGAACCTTCTCGGAGATCTCGGTGTCAAGAAATACTCCTCTGCGCCAGAGATGACCAACAAGCGTCTAAACTCTAGAAGAAGTTACCTGCCTAGCGAAAGATACAGCAGTGAAAGATCTTTGACAGACTCCTCTGATGTTTTTCCTGATGTAGGGACCTGGAGGAATGATGGTACCGCCGGTGGTACAAAAGAAGGTGCCACCTTCTTGTACGTCAACGAGGGAAGAAGTGGTGGGGATTATGCTAGGTCGAACATAGAGAAAATCAACGAAGAAGATGAAAAGGAGGTTGAGGAAGAGATTAAGAATTGTCCAGTACACCATTGCAACCGTACAGTTGAAAGAGTGGTCAAGGATAATGAT GTGAAAGAAGAAGAGCCACTTCACCAAGTCCAAAGAGACCCTCTGAAACGTTTCAAGAGGAAACCATTCAGACTCAATCCGTCTTCAAAAAACCCTGGAATACTTTACCGTGACACTCTAGGATCAAAACCAAACAAAAACGAAAAACTGGAACAGCCTAGAAGGGCGTTGCCAAGTTTTCATCTCAGAACGCAGATGGTTAGAGACGTAATGAAGACAAGTCCTGAGTTGTTGCACTCGTATGAATCTGGGCTTATGAGGAACCAAAAGAAGTTGTTTGACTCTTTACGACACAAGAACTTCCAGAATGTTCTCTCTGAGAACAAGCCGCCGGAGTACGATGAAGCT TTAGCCAGAAGGACAAGCAAAAAGTTCGATCAGATCAACATCGAGCAGTCCAAACTGATCCTTTCTGGAAAGAATAAGCTGCCTGTGTGTTCTGTGGAAAGTCATGGGACGTATGAAGAATATAGGAAGAATCTGGTCCAGAGACCTGATGGTACCTTG GTCTGCAAAAACCTGGATCATGCGAACGAAGATGTTTGGAGCAGGGCTGGAACCAGGAGCATAATAACTTCGGAGTTTGTCAAGGATAAGGTGAAAAAGTTCGACAATTTACtggataaaaaaaaagttgaaacacTGCATGATCGTCAGAGGGGTGGTAAAAGCGATAGATACATAAAGGACGAATATGAGAGGCCCCATAATACTTTTCATG GTACATTATCCCACAATCTGCTAAACGGGGAATCAGTGACTTTTCCAAGAGAAACCAAGAACGCGATGACAAGATTAGCGTCAAGACATTCGAAAATGATGGATAGTGTGTATAATAGCGAAGAAAATGACCGGAAAATTTTCGCAACTCTGAGAGAAATCAGGAATTTACCGGTTCATAGGAAAGATATTGATGATTCGTCTTCAGTTTGTTTGGACAGTATGAACTCTACTGGGATCAATGATA GATACTGGCCAGGAGTGGCGGAACGTGTTCGGTCAGCGGCGGCGGAGAACATGCCTTGA
- the LOC123682023 gene encoding facilitated trehalose transporter Tret1-like, with the protein MFNNFNLRLILAVCTVNLLAFATGNVYSWSSSALITLKTPEESPLDHAVTPMEESLIASLLSLGALFGPPLAGFSSNLLGRKTTLMVFALPMVLSNLIIIFATETSHFYIARVLTGISAGGVYTVVPMYVGEISETTIRGFLAGFIGIFYSLGLLFNYVVGPLVSLQTLSIIMIVPIVLFLIFFGMFIPESPYYYFAKGRDIQAKESLMKLRNTFEEKELAFIEETLSKSKTDISISSLFGNTAFRRAITLTTTIVILQQLVGISAILAYMDDIFIASGSTISSSTSTTIVAVIQVLSVVLSSCLADKLGRRILLMVSNTLCALSLFPLGFYFYIKHNGGDVSALWYLPILCVIGFIIGYNFGLCTIPWTLLGELFTNETKAIASSVTTVSCFSFAFLFSFLFPHLKVLIGFSGVFWFCGCIGIIHLVFISIFLPETKGKSFAEILALLEGSGSEKDTYESLKMSKVTSS; encoded by the exons ATGTTCAACAATTTCAACCTACGATTAATCCTTGCAGTTTGCACTG ttaaccTACTAGCCTTTGCTACTGGCAACGTGTACTCATGGTCCTCATCAGCATTGATAACACTGAAGACACCAGAAGAATCTCCCTTGGATCATGCTGTGACACCTATGGAAGAATCATTGATTGCCTCTTTGCTCAGCTTGGGCGCCCTATTTGGACCTCCACTGGCTGGATTCAGTTCAAACTTGCTAGGAAGGAAGACAACATTGATGGTATTCGCATTACCAATGGttctgtcaaatttgataatcaTATTTGCAACTGAAACTTCACATTTTTACATAGCAAGAGTCTTGACCGGTATAAGTGCTGGAGGTGTATATACTGTAGTACCTATGTATGTTGGTGAAATATCAGAAACAACGATACGCGGCTTTTTGGCTGGTTTCATTGGAATATTCTATTCTTTAGGACTATTGTTTAATTATGTTGTTGGTCCTCTTGTGAGTTTACAAACGCTGAGTATTATAATGATTGTACCTATAGTActattcttgatttttttcggTATGTTCATACCAGAAAGTCCATATTATTACTTCGCCAAAGGCAGAGACATTCAAGCCAAAGAGAGCCTGATGAAATTGAGAAACACCTTTGAGGAAAAAGAACTAGCTTTTATCGAAGAAACTCTGAGCAAATCAAAGACCGATATTTCTATATCTTCTCTGTTTGGCAATACTGCATTTAGAAGAGCCATAACACTAACCACAACCATAGTTATTTTACAACAACTTGTGGGTATATCTGCTATCTTAGCATATATGGATGACATTTTCATAGCTTCTGGAAGTACAATATCATCATCTACCTCCACCACAATTGTAGCAGTGATTCAAGTACTGTCAGTGGTGCTATCCTCTTGTTTAGCTGATAAGTTAGGCAGAAGGATCCTTCTGATGGTATCTAACACGTTATGTGCTTTATCTCTTTTCCCTCTAGGTTTTTATTTCTACATAAAGCACAATGGAGGTGATGTTTCTGCTTTGTGGTACCTACCAATCTTATGCGTTATCGGTTTCATCATTGGGTACAACTTTGGTTTGTGTACCATACCTTGGACTCTTTTAGGTGAATTATTCACGAACGAAACTAAAGCTATAGCATCATCAGTAACAACTGTTAGTTGTTTCTCTTTTGCATTTCTTTTCTCATTCTTGTTTCCACATTTGAAAGTGCTTATAGGTTTCAGTGGTGTTTTTTGGTTTTGTGGATGTATAGGTATTATCCACTTGGTGTTTATAAGTATTTTCTTACCTGAAACTAAGGGAAAGAGTTTCGCTGAAATCCTTGCTTTATTGGAGGGTAGTGGATCAGAGAAAGATACATATGAATCATTGAAAATGTCAAAAGTTACGTCGAGTTGA
- the LOC123682022 gene encoding alkaline phosphatase-like, with the protein MRVCCAFLILACLVLLEPTCSFAAIRVPNGKNPTVHQDSNVNSREKTADYWYDIAQNFLEKAKLRKPNTNVAKNVILFLGDGMSVPTVTAARIYAGGESYQLSFEKFPYTGVSKTYCLDRMVSESTSTATAYLAGVKANRYTSGLTGAVKIGDCAGSLLPENQVPSIAAWSQKAGKWTGLVTTTRVTHASPAGLFSHTAHKEWESDADAANHWKYPSNCQDIARQLIENEVGSNFHVIMGGGRNKMIPKDVKDDEGKVGKRADGRNLIEEWQKRKAEEKKNYQYVWNRKQLLKINDTIDYLLGLFENDMCKYHVDRDPEMDPTLEEMTEAAIKILSKSPKGYFLFVEGGMIDQAHHFNKAGKALDETVEFAKAIRRATELTKEDDTLIVVTADHAHTMNIGGYPERGQDILKLSNFSDVLPIAGPVPVLTYANGPGFKVTNNGTLYNFTADNIDMDYQYPGLYKTVVETHGGDDVLIYAKGPWSHLFQGVMEQNTIPHLMAYASCVGSKSTACNDGFTPSSSSVFSCNFVIIYFSQLLLFFSYFLVKL; encoded by the exons TTCCAAATGGCAAGAACCCAACTGTTCACCAAGACTCTAATGTTAATTCCAGAGAAAAAACAGCTGACTACTGGTATGATATAGCACAAAATTTCCTTGAGAAAGCCAAACTTAGGAAACCTAACACGA ACGTTGCCAAAAATGTGATCCTTTTCTTGGGCGATGGTATGTCTGTACCAACTGTTACTGCCGCAAGGATCTACGCAGGTGGTGAATCATACCAACTGTCCTTCGAAAAGTTTCCATACACAGGTGTTTCTAAG ACTTATTGCTTAGACAGAATGGTGTCAGAATCAACATCTACTGCCACTGCCTATCTTGCAGGAGTGAAAGCCAATAGGTACACATCAGGTCTAACTGGTGCTGTCAAGATTGGTGATTGTGCAGGTTCCTTATTACCTGAGAACCAGGTGCCATCTATAGCTGCTTGGTCTCAAAAAGCTGGAAAATGGACAGGACTTGTAACTACTACAAGGGTTACACATGCTTCTCCTGCAG GGCTATTCTCCCATACAGCACACAAAGAATGGGAATCAGATGCTGACGCAGCCAATCACTGGAAATATCCTTCAAACTGTCAAGACATAGCAAGACAACTAATAGAAAATGAGGTTGGATCAAATTTCCACGTTATTATGGGCGGTGGGCGTAACAAAATGATTCCTAAGGACGTAAAAGATGATGAGGGAAAAGTTGGAAAACGTGCAGATGGTAGAAACTTGATAGAAGAGTGGCAAAAAAGGAAGGCTGAGGAGAAAAAGAACTACCAGTACGTCTGGAACAGGAAACAGCTGTTGAAAATCAATGATACCATCGATTATTTGCTTG GTCTCTTTGAAAACGACATGTGTAAATACCACGTAGACAGGGATCCAGAAATGGATCCTACCCTAGAAGAGATGACAGAAGCTGCCATCAAAATCCTCAGCAAAAGTCCTAAAGGTTATTTCCTCTTCGTTGAAGGTGGCATGATTGACCAAGCTCACCACTTCAATAAGGCTGGCAAAGCACTGGACGAAACTGTTGAATTTGCAAAGGCAATACGAAGGGCTACCGAGCTTACCAAAGAAGATGACACCTTGATTGTGGTGACTGCAGACCATGCTCATACCATGAACATTGGAGGATACCCAGAAAGAGGGCAAGATATCTTGAAACTGAGCAATTTCAGCGATGTCCTTCCAATAGCTGGACCTGTTCCAGTTTTGACATATGCTAATGGCCCTGGATTCAAGGTCACCAATAATGGAACTCTCTATAATTTTACTGCTGACAATATAG ACATGGACTACCAGTATCCAGGACTATACAAGACTGTTGTGGAAACCCATGGAGGTGATGATGTCCTCATCTATGCCAAGGGACCATGGTCACACTTATTCCAAGGTGTTATGGAACAAAACACCATCCCACATCTGATGGCTTATGCTTCTTGTGTTGGTAGCAAAAGCACAGCTTGCAATGATGGGTTCACTCCCAGCTCATCTTCCGTATTTTCGTGCAATTTTGTGATAATTTATTTCAGCCAGCTGTTACTgtttttttcctattttttaGTTAAATTATAG
- the LOC123682024 gene encoding facilitated trehalose transporter Tret1-like, which yields MGIKNIKLIVSACTVNLLAFAIGNVYAWSSTALVTLKSPDPEVNPLGRPVTVLEESWIASLVSLGASCGPLLSGFLAGKLGRKVTLLAFSFPMLVAQIILAFASTPAVFYVARFMSGLGVGCGYTVIPMYIGEISETRIRGVLGCILSLFNALGFLYVIAIGPFVSIKILSILLMLPVLCFLIFFGCFVPESPHYYISKGQYNEAEESLKKLRSKDNSNLKELEDMKETVERYGGKKTSFLKSLKSRSFRKGIIITTTLMIFQQFVGITFIQSYMELIFIASGSTMSSSGSAVIIGVIQVLGVLVSASLVDRWGRRMLLILSSFFCAVPLFTLGLFFYLKNIQDVNHLWWLPVSSLGVYIIGYCSGICTLPWALVGELFSSETKSLAATFSAIVNLFLAFVVMLAVPIFKEMVGFEGVFWFFSASSLVCALFVLCYVPETKGKTFQEILTMLGEK from the exons ATGGGAATCAAAAATATCAAGCTCATAGTATCAGCATGCACTG TAAACCTACTGGCTTTCGCAATCGGAAACGTGTACGCATGGTCTTCCACAGCGTTGGTAACACTGAAAAGCCCTGATCCTGAAGTGAATCCACTAGGAAGACCAGTTACAGTCTTGGAAGAATCATGGATAGCCTCCTTAGTAAGTCTTGGAGCATCCTGTGGTCCATTGTTGTCTGGATTCTTAGCAGGCAAACTTGGAAGAAAGGTTACACTTTTAGCCTTCTCATTTCCGATGTTGGTTGCTCAGATAATCCTTGCTTTTGCTTCAACCCCAGCAGTATTTTACGTAGCAAGGTTCATGTCAGGTCTAGGGGTAGGTTGTGGCTACACAGTTATCCCTATGTACATTGGTGAGATATCAGAAACGAGAATTAGAGGTGTGCTAGGTTGCATCTTGAGCTTATTCAACGCTCTAGGTTTTTTGTACGTCATTGCTATAGGTCCTTTCGTTAGTATCAAGATCCTCAGTATTCTCCTGATGTTACCCGTGTTGTGCTTCCTAATATTCTTCGGTTGTTTTGTACCAGAATCTCCTCATTATTACATATCCAAAGGTCAATACAACGAAGCGGAAGaaagtttaaaaaaattgagaagcAAAGACAATTCAAACTTGAAAGAATTGGAAGATATGAAAGAAACTGTAGAGAGATACGGAGGTAAGAAAACATCTTTTTTGAAATCTCTCAAAAGTCGAAGCTTCAGAAAAGGgatcataataacaacaacgTTGATGATCTTCCAACAATTTGTAGGTATAACTTTTATCCAGAGTTACATGGAGTTGATCTTTATAGCTTCTGGTAGCACAATGTCTTCTTCTGGTTCAGCTGTTATTATTGGAGTAATCCAGGTCTTAGGAGTACTTGTGAGTGCTTCTCTTGTAGATAGATGGGGAAGGAGAATGTTGCTCATTTTATCGAGTTTCTTCTGCGCTGTACCTCTTTTCACGCTTGGTCTTTTCTTCTACCTGAAGAACATTCAAGACGTGAACCACCTATGGTGGCTTCCAGTGTCCAGTTTAGGTGTTTATATCATCGGTTATTGCTCAGGGATTTGTACCCTTCCATGGGCTTTGGTTGGCGAGTTGTTCTCCAGCGAAACTAAATCTTTAGCTGCCACCTTTTCTGCCATAGTCAACCTTTTTCTGGCTTTTGTTGTGATGTTAGCTGTTCCGATATTCAAGGAGATGGTGGGTTTTGAAGGAGTCTTTTGGTTTTTCTCTGCGAGTTCTTTAGTATGTGCTCTGTTTGTGTTATGTTACGTACCAGAGACTAAAGGGAAAACTTTCCAAGAGATTTTAACGATGTTAGGAGAAAAATGA